In Gimesia panareensis, the genomic window TTCATCGCGGGGCGGGGTGGATTGTAACCGGTCAGGAAACGCTGTGCGCCATCCTGGTGTCCGTTCCAACTGTGTGTGATCGAACGAATCAGTGTGAATTTGTCAGCGATGCGCGCCTGGCCGGGCATATGCTCGCAGATATCGAGTCCGGGCACGTTGGTCGGAATCTGCTCGAAGGGACTGCGGATCGTATCCGGTGCTTCGGGCTTCATGTCATACATGTCGATATGACTCGGACCACCCTGCAGCCAGATCAGAATGACTGAGGTGTCAGGGGTAGCTGCCTGGGGTTTGGCTTGCGCCTCTGCAGCCAATGCGCGGTGCCTTAACAGGTCGCTGAGACAAATTCCCCCTAACGCCAGAGAACCCATTTCCAGAAAACTTCGTCTTGAAACTGGTCCGGGACAACGCAGGTGCTGTAACGACATCGCAGGGCTCCTTGCTGGTTGTGATCTCGCCGAATGTAGGCAGGTGGTAAAGGGCGGGTTCCTGAAAACAGGAAGAGCACCGGTAACGGGCGAGAGTGCTCGTAAGTCAATAGCTCATAATATGTATCGTCTAGATTATATATTATACATGATCAAAACGAGGCTACAAGGGAATTTCCGTTCTGAGCAGACTTTACGGCGAATTCAATCTCTCGGTTCGTCCAGGAACATCACAATACTAACAACTTGAATAATCTGGGCTAAGGCAAGTATCAAGCTGGGTTTACAGGAATCATACTCGCAGGGTTTTACGAGCGGTTTGCGTCGGGATAGAGCCACTTCTGCAGCAACCAGCTCAGACAGGGAATCATCACCCAGGTCATCAGTGGAACCGTGATGGAGGTGGTGATCGCACTTCCAATCAGAAAATGCAGCTCACTGGTAAAGGGACGAATCAGATTGATGATCGGAATAATGCTCACATAGACGGCGATCCAGATAATGATCGCCATTTTGTATTTGGGTGGATGCGGCTGATGTTCATCGTGATGGGTAAATTCGAACCAGGTTTCCAACCCGGTGTTATGTGTGATCACAGGGGGGCAGTGTTCGAGCGCATGCAGGCGGGAGATCCAGTGCTCCCGCTCAGGGGAATTCTTCCAGCGTTCCAGATTCTCCAGTCGGTCGAACCGCAGCACGATCTGGTATGTGGGGCGGGAACGGGATTCCTGTTTCAAAACAGTTGTCCCCAAATGGCCGGGGAATTTCAGTGAAGCCTGAATGGTGTTTGTTAAGGTCTGCTCCCACTCTTTTTCATTCCCGGGAGCAGGGTGCGCCGTCACAACCATCGTGACGGGGTCGGAGTCAGTTGCGCGCATGCGTCCAATGCTTTCCTGTAGTTAAACGAGGTCGATGTGATAAGGCAGCTAATTGCCGATTCTCCAGGCGATTGAAGACATTGTTCGCCCGGGTGTCATTTTGTGAAGCGTCTATTTCCGGAATTTTCCCAAAGCTGTTAAAGATCCATTCCTGAACAGCTTAGAACCGGAGCCTCCACCTGAACTTCACCAGACAGTTTACAGTTTAGAAATTCATCTAGGCAACATTCAAAAAATCTGATAATGGAAGCCAGCAATCCCGATATATTAACTGACGGACAAAAACTGGTCTGTCGCACTATAGAGACTGCTCAGGGATTGTAAAAACTGCAAGTAATGTGTGGAAGGATTCACATCAATGAACTCGTTAT contains:
- a CDS encoding antibiotic biosynthesis monooxygenase; translated protein: MRATDSDPVTMVVTAHPAPGNEKEWEQTLTNTIQASLKFPGHLGTTVLKQESRSRPTYQIVLRFDRLENLERWKNSPEREHWISRLHALEHCPPVITHNTGLETWFEFTHHDEHQPHPPKYKMAIIIWIAVYVSIIPIINLIRPFTSELHFLIGSAITTSITVPLMTWVMIPCLSWLLQKWLYPDANRS